From the Helicoverpa armigera isolate CAAS_96S chromosome 27, ASM3070526v1, whole genome shotgun sequence genome, one window contains:
- the LOC110380401 gene encoding uncharacterized protein LOC110380401 isoform X2, whose product MSSVGRGRGYTGRHHLREPRPGDDADSDAARTLAELSPRSTDPTRMEVKRDGPALEPDKETPDKETPEEDSSLKDMLRVDDQYVPLLTLLEQFSPGEDGIQFNRKLRHFETTVCSMCPDETRLQQAFSTFRAAALLNPVTARKLAAVGASFTRQQRQQLLRAELLNVVMQGTFSKLDVLERSNPLFLINAANLMGDYFAEARLCNGNKVHILASPLLQYMRALLASDDIRAHRSLATQLMQNGRELLSVLAQELDELSISIRLRLLSPPPVSTIWLLLSADLCLNKFLPLPNTLQQFYAAHLELTTEENFSEVSYGSWKKSPEKDDFRSETTEIAEKVSQNISQISLNNNEDTKPKLRPILGAGAGLLRQEQALSVSQDNFETWTAKNNLNKRYDLNSWRQQEEEKKEEIEFNQTVLPNVQNFPVPDYPPPNHRFNYPENFVNYLQQGDGTYIQNQYTNVAFNQQGGDTFQSFPERTPSNSERPPVVERVNERTPVPTMPERVNNEIQKNSSRRPVENWRKEKNDVKDDPNRNRQRNWTRQKSKDNVSEDEDKEKYKDRSTSRNRDGRARMNRRSSGEEEGQAKTPPRRHVTEVPRNHKYWDHDDRCDKDYNS is encoded by the exons ATGTCGAGTGTTGGCCGCGGGCGAGGGTACACCGGTCGGCATCACTTGCGGGAGCCTCGTCCCGGGGACGACGCGGACTCGGACGCCGCCAGGACACTGGCCGAATTGAGCCCCAGATCTACTG ACCCAACTAGAATGGAGGTGAAGCGCGACGGACCGGCGTTGGAGCCCGACAAGGAGACTCCAGACAAGGAGACGCCGGAGGAGGACAGCTCGCTCAAAGACATGCTCCGAGTCGACGACCAATATGTACCGCTGTTGACCCTG TTGGAGCAGTTCTCCCCTGGCGAGGACGGCATCCAGTTCAACCGGAAGCTGCGGCACTTCGAGACCACCGTCTGCTCCATGTGTCCTGACGAGACACGCCTGCA GCAAGCATTCAGCACATTCCGCGCCGCAGCCCTGCTGAACCCGGTCACAGCTCGCAAGCTGGCGGCCGTCGGAGCCTCCTTCACGCGTCAGCAGCGACAGCAGCTGCTGCGGGCTGAACTCCTCAATGTGGTCATGCAGGGAACCTTCTCCA AATTAGATGTACTGGAACGCTCAAatccattatttttaataaacgcTGCAAACCTCATGGGAGACTATTTTGCAG AGGCTCGTCTGTGCAACGGCAACAAGGTGCACATCCTAGCGAGTCCGCTGCTGCAGTACATGCGGGCGCTACTCGCCAGCGACGACATACGCGCACACCGCAGTCTCGCTACACAG TTAATGCAGAACGGTCGCGAACTCCTCTCAGTCCTCGCTCAAGAACTAGACGAGCTATCCATCTCCATCCGCCTTCGTCTCCTGTCCCCCCCTCCCGTCAGCACCATCTGGCTGCTCCTCTCCGCAGACCTGTGCCTCAACAAGTTCCTCCCCCTCCCCAATACCCTGCAGCAGTTCTACGCGGCACATCTAGAGCTGACCACAGAGGAAAATTTCAGCGAGGTCTCCTACGGCTCCTGGAAAAAATCCCCAGAAAAGGATGACTTCAGAAGTGAGACTACAGAAATCGCTGAAAAAGTCAGCCAAAATATATCTCAGATAAGCCtcaataataacgaagataccaAGCCTAAGTTGAGGCCGATTTTAGGAGCGGGCGCTGGACTGTTACGACAAGAACAAGCCTTGTCTGTCAGTCAagataattttgaaacttggacggccaaaaataatttgaacaaGAGATATGACTTGAACTCTTGGCGGCAACAAGAAGAAGAGAAGAAAGAAGAGATTGAGTTCAACCAGACTGTGTTACCTAATGTACAAAACTTCCCCGTACCCGACTACCCGCCGCCAAACCACAGATTCAACTACCCAGAGAACTTTGTGAACTACTTACAGCAAGGGGATGGGACGTATATACAGAATCAGTACACAAATGTAGCCTTCAACCAGCAAGGGGGTGATACTTTCCAGTCATTCCCGGAAAGGACCCCCTCGAATTCCGAAAGACCCCCTGTCGTTGAACGGGTTAACGAACGGACCCCCGTTCCAACAATGCCAGAGAGGGTCAACAATGAAATACAGAAAAACAGCAGCCGAAGACCCGTAGAGAATTGGAGAAAAGAGAAAAATGATGTTAAAGACGACCCCAACAGGAATAGACAACGGAATTGGACTCGACAGAAGTCCAAAGACAATGTTAGTGAAGATGAGGATAAAGAGAAATATAAGGATCGGTCTACCTCCAGGAATAGGGACGGTAGAGCCCGGATGAACCGGAGAAGCAGTGGGGAGGAGGAAGGTCAGGCAAAGACACCTCCTCGCAGACATGTGACCGAGGTCCCAAGGAACCACAAATATTGGGACCATGATGACCGATGTGATAAGGATTATAATAGTTAG
- the LOC110380401 gene encoding uncharacterized protein LOC110380401 isoform X1, with protein MDLKKLVIMSSVGRGRGYTGRHHLREPRPGDDADSDAARTLAELSPRSTDPTRMEVKRDGPALEPDKETPDKETPEEDSSLKDMLRVDDQYVPLLTLLEQFSPGEDGIQFNRKLRHFETTVCSMCPDETRLQQAFSTFRAAALLNPVTARKLAAVGASFTRQQRQQLLRAELLNVVMQGTFSKLDVLERSNPLFLINAANLMGDYFAEARLCNGNKVHILASPLLQYMRALLASDDIRAHRSLATQLMQNGRELLSVLAQELDELSISIRLRLLSPPPVSTIWLLLSADLCLNKFLPLPNTLQQFYAAHLELTTEENFSEVSYGSWKKSPEKDDFRSETTEIAEKVSQNISQISLNNNEDTKPKLRPILGAGAGLLRQEQALSVSQDNFETWTAKNNLNKRYDLNSWRQQEEEKKEEIEFNQTVLPNVQNFPVPDYPPPNHRFNYPENFVNYLQQGDGTYIQNQYTNVAFNQQGGDTFQSFPERTPSNSERPPVVERVNERTPVPTMPERVNNEIQKNSSRRPVENWRKEKNDVKDDPNRNRQRNWTRQKSKDNVSEDEDKEKYKDRSTSRNRDGRARMNRRSSGEEEGQAKTPPRRHVTEVPRNHKYWDHDDRCDKDYNS; from the exons ATGGATTTAAAgaag CTAGTTATAATGTCGAGTGTTGGCCGCGGGCGAGGGTACACCGGTCGGCATCACTTGCGGGAGCCTCGTCCCGGGGACGACGCGGACTCGGACGCCGCCAGGACACTGGCCGAATTGAGCCCCAGATCTACTG ACCCAACTAGAATGGAGGTGAAGCGCGACGGACCGGCGTTGGAGCCCGACAAGGAGACTCCAGACAAGGAGACGCCGGAGGAGGACAGCTCGCTCAAAGACATGCTCCGAGTCGACGACCAATATGTACCGCTGTTGACCCTG TTGGAGCAGTTCTCCCCTGGCGAGGACGGCATCCAGTTCAACCGGAAGCTGCGGCACTTCGAGACCACCGTCTGCTCCATGTGTCCTGACGAGACACGCCTGCA GCAAGCATTCAGCACATTCCGCGCCGCAGCCCTGCTGAACCCGGTCACAGCTCGCAAGCTGGCGGCCGTCGGAGCCTCCTTCACGCGTCAGCAGCGACAGCAGCTGCTGCGGGCTGAACTCCTCAATGTGGTCATGCAGGGAACCTTCTCCA AATTAGATGTACTGGAACGCTCAAatccattatttttaataaacgcTGCAAACCTCATGGGAGACTATTTTGCAG AGGCTCGTCTGTGCAACGGCAACAAGGTGCACATCCTAGCGAGTCCGCTGCTGCAGTACATGCGGGCGCTACTCGCCAGCGACGACATACGCGCACACCGCAGTCTCGCTACACAG TTAATGCAGAACGGTCGCGAACTCCTCTCAGTCCTCGCTCAAGAACTAGACGAGCTATCCATCTCCATCCGCCTTCGTCTCCTGTCCCCCCCTCCCGTCAGCACCATCTGGCTGCTCCTCTCCGCAGACCTGTGCCTCAACAAGTTCCTCCCCCTCCCCAATACCCTGCAGCAGTTCTACGCGGCACATCTAGAGCTGACCACAGAGGAAAATTTCAGCGAGGTCTCCTACGGCTCCTGGAAAAAATCCCCAGAAAAGGATGACTTCAGAAGTGAGACTACAGAAATCGCTGAAAAAGTCAGCCAAAATATATCTCAGATAAGCCtcaataataacgaagataccaAGCCTAAGTTGAGGCCGATTTTAGGAGCGGGCGCTGGACTGTTACGACAAGAACAAGCCTTGTCTGTCAGTCAagataattttgaaacttggacggccaaaaataatttgaacaaGAGATATGACTTGAACTCTTGGCGGCAACAAGAAGAAGAGAAGAAAGAAGAGATTGAGTTCAACCAGACTGTGTTACCTAATGTACAAAACTTCCCCGTACCCGACTACCCGCCGCCAAACCACAGATTCAACTACCCAGAGAACTTTGTGAACTACTTACAGCAAGGGGATGGGACGTATATACAGAATCAGTACACAAATGTAGCCTTCAACCAGCAAGGGGGTGATACTTTCCAGTCATTCCCGGAAAGGACCCCCTCGAATTCCGAAAGACCCCCTGTCGTTGAACGGGTTAACGAACGGACCCCCGTTCCAACAATGCCAGAGAGGGTCAACAATGAAATACAGAAAAACAGCAGCCGAAGACCCGTAGAGAATTGGAGAAAAGAGAAAAATGATGTTAAAGACGACCCCAACAGGAATAGACAACGGAATTGGACTCGACAGAAGTCCAAAGACAATGTTAGTGAAGATGAGGATAAAGAGAAATATAAGGATCGGTCTACCTCCAGGAATAGGGACGGTAGAGCCCGGATGAACCGGAGAAGCAGTGGGGAGGAGGAAGGTCAGGCAAAGACACCTCCTCGCAGACATGTGACCGAGGTCCCAAGGAACCACAAATATTGGGACCATGATGACCGATGTGATAAGGATTATAATAGTTAG
- the LOC110380401 gene encoding uncharacterized protein LOC110380401 isoform X4, whose protein sequence is MLRVDDQYVPLLTLLEQFSPGEDGIQFNRKLRHFETTVCSMCPDETRLQQAFSTFRAAALLNPVTARKLAAVGASFTRQQRQQLLRAELLNVVMQGTFSKLDVLERSNPLFLINAANLMGDYFAEARLCNGNKVHILASPLLQYMRALLASDDIRAHRSLATQLMQNGRELLSVLAQELDELSISIRLRLLSPPPVSTIWLLLSADLCLNKFLPLPNTLQQFYAAHLELTTEENFSEVSYGSWKKSPEKDDFRSETTEIAEKVSQNISQISLNNNEDTKPKLRPILGAGAGLLRQEQALSVSQDNFETWTAKNNLNKRYDLNSWRQQEEEKKEEIEFNQTVLPNVQNFPVPDYPPPNHRFNYPENFVNYLQQGDGTYIQNQYTNVAFNQQGGDTFQSFPERTPSNSERPPVVERVNERTPVPTMPERVNNEIQKNSSRRPVENWRKEKNDVKDDPNRNRQRNWTRQKSKDNVSEDEDKEKYKDRSTSRNRDGRARMNRRSSGEEEGQAKTPPRRHVTEVPRNHKYWDHDDRCDKDYNS, encoded by the exons ATGCTCCGAGTCGACGACCAATATGTACCGCTGTTGACCCTG TTGGAGCAGTTCTCCCCTGGCGAGGACGGCATCCAGTTCAACCGGAAGCTGCGGCACTTCGAGACCACCGTCTGCTCCATGTGTCCTGACGAGACACGCCTGCA GCAAGCATTCAGCACATTCCGCGCCGCAGCCCTGCTGAACCCGGTCACAGCTCGCAAGCTGGCGGCCGTCGGAGCCTCCTTCACGCGTCAGCAGCGACAGCAGCTGCTGCGGGCTGAACTCCTCAATGTGGTCATGCAGGGAACCTTCTCCA AATTAGATGTACTGGAACGCTCAAatccattatttttaataaacgcTGCAAACCTCATGGGAGACTATTTTGCAG AGGCTCGTCTGTGCAACGGCAACAAGGTGCACATCCTAGCGAGTCCGCTGCTGCAGTACATGCGGGCGCTACTCGCCAGCGACGACATACGCGCACACCGCAGTCTCGCTACACAG TTAATGCAGAACGGTCGCGAACTCCTCTCAGTCCTCGCTCAAGAACTAGACGAGCTATCCATCTCCATCCGCCTTCGTCTCCTGTCCCCCCCTCCCGTCAGCACCATCTGGCTGCTCCTCTCCGCAGACCTGTGCCTCAACAAGTTCCTCCCCCTCCCCAATACCCTGCAGCAGTTCTACGCGGCACATCTAGAGCTGACCACAGAGGAAAATTTCAGCGAGGTCTCCTACGGCTCCTGGAAAAAATCCCCAGAAAAGGATGACTTCAGAAGTGAGACTACAGAAATCGCTGAAAAAGTCAGCCAAAATATATCTCAGATAAGCCtcaataataacgaagataccaAGCCTAAGTTGAGGCCGATTTTAGGAGCGGGCGCTGGACTGTTACGACAAGAACAAGCCTTGTCTGTCAGTCAagataattttgaaacttggacggccaaaaataatttgaacaaGAGATATGACTTGAACTCTTGGCGGCAACAAGAAGAAGAGAAGAAAGAAGAGATTGAGTTCAACCAGACTGTGTTACCTAATGTACAAAACTTCCCCGTACCCGACTACCCGCCGCCAAACCACAGATTCAACTACCCAGAGAACTTTGTGAACTACTTACAGCAAGGGGATGGGACGTATATACAGAATCAGTACACAAATGTAGCCTTCAACCAGCAAGGGGGTGATACTTTCCAGTCATTCCCGGAAAGGACCCCCTCGAATTCCGAAAGACCCCCTGTCGTTGAACGGGTTAACGAACGGACCCCCGTTCCAACAATGCCAGAGAGGGTCAACAATGAAATACAGAAAAACAGCAGCCGAAGACCCGTAGAGAATTGGAGAAAAGAGAAAAATGATGTTAAAGACGACCCCAACAGGAATAGACAACGGAATTGGACTCGACAGAAGTCCAAAGACAATGTTAGTGAAGATGAGGATAAAGAGAAATATAAGGATCGGTCTACCTCCAGGAATAGGGACGGTAGAGCCCGGATGAACCGGAGAAGCAGTGGGGAGGAGGAAGGTCAGGCAAAGACACCTCCTCGCAGACATGTGACCGAGGTCCCAAGGAACCACAAATATTGGGACCATGATGACCGATGTGATAAGGATTATAATAGTTAG
- the LOC110380401 gene encoding uncharacterized protein LOC110380401 isoform X3, translating to MVINERLDWAEECAETDTDPTRMEVKRDGPALEPDKETPDKETPEEDSSLKDMLRVDDQYVPLLTLLEQFSPGEDGIQFNRKLRHFETTVCSMCPDETRLQQAFSTFRAAALLNPVTARKLAAVGASFTRQQRQQLLRAELLNVVMQGTFSKLDVLERSNPLFLINAANLMGDYFAEARLCNGNKVHILASPLLQYMRALLASDDIRAHRSLATQLMQNGRELLSVLAQELDELSISIRLRLLSPPPVSTIWLLLSADLCLNKFLPLPNTLQQFYAAHLELTTEENFSEVSYGSWKKSPEKDDFRSETTEIAEKVSQNISQISLNNNEDTKPKLRPILGAGAGLLRQEQALSVSQDNFETWTAKNNLNKRYDLNSWRQQEEEKKEEIEFNQTVLPNVQNFPVPDYPPPNHRFNYPENFVNYLQQGDGTYIQNQYTNVAFNQQGGDTFQSFPERTPSNSERPPVVERVNERTPVPTMPERVNNEIQKNSSRRPVENWRKEKNDVKDDPNRNRQRNWTRQKSKDNVSEDEDKEKYKDRSTSRNRDGRARMNRRSSGEEEGQAKTPPRRHVTEVPRNHKYWDHDDRCDKDYNS from the exons ATGGTGATAAATGAAAGACTAGATTGGGCGGAAGAATGTGCTGAAACGGATACAG ACCCAACTAGAATGGAGGTGAAGCGCGACGGACCGGCGTTGGAGCCCGACAAGGAGACTCCAGACAAGGAGACGCCGGAGGAGGACAGCTCGCTCAAAGACATGCTCCGAGTCGACGACCAATATGTACCGCTGTTGACCCTG TTGGAGCAGTTCTCCCCTGGCGAGGACGGCATCCAGTTCAACCGGAAGCTGCGGCACTTCGAGACCACCGTCTGCTCCATGTGTCCTGACGAGACACGCCTGCA GCAAGCATTCAGCACATTCCGCGCCGCAGCCCTGCTGAACCCGGTCACAGCTCGCAAGCTGGCGGCCGTCGGAGCCTCCTTCACGCGTCAGCAGCGACAGCAGCTGCTGCGGGCTGAACTCCTCAATGTGGTCATGCAGGGAACCTTCTCCA AATTAGATGTACTGGAACGCTCAAatccattatttttaataaacgcTGCAAACCTCATGGGAGACTATTTTGCAG AGGCTCGTCTGTGCAACGGCAACAAGGTGCACATCCTAGCGAGTCCGCTGCTGCAGTACATGCGGGCGCTACTCGCCAGCGACGACATACGCGCACACCGCAGTCTCGCTACACAG TTAATGCAGAACGGTCGCGAACTCCTCTCAGTCCTCGCTCAAGAACTAGACGAGCTATCCATCTCCATCCGCCTTCGTCTCCTGTCCCCCCCTCCCGTCAGCACCATCTGGCTGCTCCTCTCCGCAGACCTGTGCCTCAACAAGTTCCTCCCCCTCCCCAATACCCTGCAGCAGTTCTACGCGGCACATCTAGAGCTGACCACAGAGGAAAATTTCAGCGAGGTCTCCTACGGCTCCTGGAAAAAATCCCCAGAAAAGGATGACTTCAGAAGTGAGACTACAGAAATCGCTGAAAAAGTCAGCCAAAATATATCTCAGATAAGCCtcaataataacgaagataccaAGCCTAAGTTGAGGCCGATTTTAGGAGCGGGCGCTGGACTGTTACGACAAGAACAAGCCTTGTCTGTCAGTCAagataattttgaaacttggacggccaaaaataatttgaacaaGAGATATGACTTGAACTCTTGGCGGCAACAAGAAGAAGAGAAGAAAGAAGAGATTGAGTTCAACCAGACTGTGTTACCTAATGTACAAAACTTCCCCGTACCCGACTACCCGCCGCCAAACCACAGATTCAACTACCCAGAGAACTTTGTGAACTACTTACAGCAAGGGGATGGGACGTATATACAGAATCAGTACACAAATGTAGCCTTCAACCAGCAAGGGGGTGATACTTTCCAGTCATTCCCGGAAAGGACCCCCTCGAATTCCGAAAGACCCCCTGTCGTTGAACGGGTTAACGAACGGACCCCCGTTCCAACAATGCCAGAGAGGGTCAACAATGAAATACAGAAAAACAGCAGCCGAAGACCCGTAGAGAATTGGAGAAAAGAGAAAAATGATGTTAAAGACGACCCCAACAGGAATAGACAACGGAATTGGACTCGACAGAAGTCCAAAGACAATGTTAGTGAAGATGAGGATAAAGAGAAATATAAGGATCGGTCTACCTCCAGGAATAGGGACGGTAGAGCCCGGATGAACCGGAGAAGCAGTGGGGAGGAGGAAGGTCAGGCAAAGACACCTCCTCGCAGACATGTGACCGAGGTCCCAAGGAACCACAAATATTGGGACCATGATGACCGATGTGATAAGGATTATAATAGTTAG